A window of Salmo trutta chromosome 17, fSalTru1.1, whole genome shotgun sequence genomic DNA:
CTCCCTTCACTTCTCTAGTCTTCCATCCAGACATTGTTGGTTATGCCTTACCTAACCCTGCCTACCTTTCTAACACAGAGTATCACTGGAAGACCTCTACAATGGTAAAACAACCAAACTACAGCTCAGCAAGAATGTCCTGTGTGCTTCCTGCAATGGGTGAGTCTACACACTTTTAAAGAATGTATTTCATGTGAAAATCAATGTTAGTAGTTGCTGAGCTACTCCACTTTTTAAAATAAATCACATCTTTAACATGAGTTATATTGTTTAATGTGATACTTTACTCTCCTCACTTTGGTCTGTCTCCAGTGCGGGGGGTAAGGCGGGGGCGGTGCAGAAGTGTGTGGCCTGCAGAGGGAGAGGCATGAGGATCATGATCAGACAGCTGGCTCCTGGGATGGTCCAACAGATGCAGTCAGTCTGCACAGACTGCAACGGAGAGggtaggaaaacacacacacattcacatagtCTGCAATTTTATGAATACACTTTTGAAACACATTTTCTGATAGGAAACTAATCTGTTTGATGTTTTTGTATAGGGGAGGTGATCAGTGAGAAGGACCGCTGTAAGAAGTGTGAGGGTCGTAAGGTGAACAAGGAAACCAAGCTGTTGGAGGTCCATGTTGATAAAGGCATGAAACACGGCCAGAAGATCAGCTTCACAGGAGAGGCTGACCAAGCCCCAGGCACTGAGCCTGGAGACATACTACTGGTCCTACAGGAGAAGGAGCATGaggtaatatacacacacattgtaGCAGAAAGTACTTGAAGACTTAAACTTCAAGTGAAGTGTTCGGAAATTCCTTAGATTCCTCCATGAAGATGGCCCTCAATTCACATCTTCTGAGTTTGAGACATTCCTGAAACTCTCATCCCACTTGTCATTCAGAGCAGTTGGGTCAAAGTGCTGAGAaagtgttaagtgtgtgtgtgttgtgcagggGTTCCGTCGTGACGGCCATGACCTTCACATGACGCAGCGTATCGGCCTGGTGGAGGCTCTGTGTGGCTTCCAACTGGCAGTCACACATCTCGACGGACGCCAGCTCGCTGTCAAATATCCCCCCGGCAAGGTTATAGAGCCAGGTAAAATACGCATTACCTCAAGTATATATCTATTTGGTCTGACCTGTATCATTAAATTGATGATTGTTTGTGTCAGGTTGTATCCGGGTGGTGAAGGGAGAGGGGATGCCTCAGTACAGGAACCCATTTGAGAAGGGAGATCTGTTCATCAAGTTTGACGTCCAGTTCCCTGAAAACAACTGGATCAGTCCTGAGAAACTCTCTGTAAGTACCTCTAAGAACCAACTGGCCTGCCTAAGGTGTCCAACCACTTAGTTCACAGTCCAGGACATCACACATGGTCTCAACCATCACTTTGTCTACATGATCGTACTGagcagggtttccattaggaaaatgTAACGCCGCCGGACATTTGACTGGCAGCATTTTAATTTATCgtacatttgagaaatttaccagtcccatatgcattgggtgcataaCCTAATTAGGCCATCCACCcacagtgctcagaatgacagaaatcacatttagattatggtaattcatcttaacagaacatgtCGAGGATGCAATTTCGTGCCTCCTTACCGAATTCCGATGCACAATAAGACGAGtaatgaacagcaaaatcactagtctACGTCAATCTACTACCCCCCCATAGTAGAACAATTTACTttttctattggtcagcttgtcattctgtgcgagaaagaaatagcctatcCCAAACAGACtatgggacagttgtgggacgatagatcctaaattcatacaaccagtatggttggctaggctaggctaggctacatttttttttgcagcagcagcagcaacaatgAGGCTTATGCAACAgttcagaacgtttagcttagcATTTttataaactattatttcttcacattatgagcgcacaaggcagtaggctatgCGTGAGTGTTcattccataatgcaattagcgggaaaactCAGTTGTCGTGATGAGATATGTTAATTTATATCTGTTAGAAATTTTGAGAGGGGAGATcttttggctactggacaatgaaaaagttgatttgaaaactaGTAGAACATGAGTGAAAtaggctactggtttcaatgttacagtgaggggaaaaagtatttgatcccctgctgattttgtacgtttgcccacttacaaagatatgatcagtccataattttaatagtaggtttatttgaacagtgagagacagaataacaaaaaaatccagaaaaacgcatgtcaaaaatgttataaaatgattagcattttaatgagggaaataagtatttgacccctctgcaaaacatgacttagtacttggtggcaaaacccttgttggcaatcacagaggtcagacgtttcttgtagttggccaccaggtttccacacatctcaggagggattttgtcccactcctctttgcagattttctccaagtcattaaggtttcgaggctgacgtttggcaactcgaaccttcagctccctccacagattttctatgggattaaggtctggacactggctaggccactccaggtccttaatgtgctttttcttgagccactcctttgttgccttggccgtgtgttttgggtcattgtcatgctggaatacccatccacaacccattttcaatgcccttgctgagggaaggaggttctcacccaagaattgacggtacatggccccgtccatcgtccctttgatgcggtgaagttgtcctgtccccttagcagaaaaacacccccaaagcataatgtttccccctccatgtttgacggtggagatggtgttcttggggtcataggcagcattcctcctcctccaaacacggcgagttgagttgatgtcaaagagctccattttggtctcatttgaccacaacactttcacccagttgtcctctgaatcattcagatgttcattggcaaacttcagacgggcatgtatatgtattcttgagcagggggaccttgcgggtgctgcaggatttcagtccttcacggcgtagtgtgttaccaattgttttcttggtgactatggtcccagctgccttgagatcattgacaagatcctcccgtgtagttctgggctgatttctcaccgttctcatgatcattgcaactccacgaggtgagatcttgcatggagccccaggccgagggatactgacagttcttttgtgtttcttccatttgcgaataatcgcaccaactgttgtcaccttctcaccaagctgcttggcgatggtcttgtagcccattccagccttgtgtaggtctacaatcttgtctctgacatccttggagagctctttggtcttggccagggtggagagtttggaatctgattgcttctgtggacaggtgtcttttttacaggtaacaagctgcggttaagagcactccctttaaaacctgttggggctagggggcagtattgagaattttgaaaaaaatatgtgcccatttttaactgcgtcctacaccaactcagaagctaggatatgcatattattaacagatttggatagaaaacactctatattctaaaactgtttgaatggtgtctgtaagtataacagaactcatatggcagtcaaaaccctgagacaaattcttaCAGGAAGTGGatatctgatgtgttgaattacttttaagcctatgccattgaaacacacagggacttattaatcattgagcacttcctacgccatccacaagatgtcaccagtctttacaaagtggtttgagtcttctactgtgaaaactgaccgaacaagagacttggaaagttggtcataagcggatggcctatactactctggcgcgcgagtgcatgtttgggtactctcgttccaatacgttttaaaagagaatgcaatcgtccgccttgaatattattgaagttctgattgaaaaagaccttaatgatttatgctatacaacgtttgacatgtttgaacgaacgtaaatgttttttttcccctctttggtgaagacaagtccggcgggcgacgttcatgtttttgagtagcctacaggacgcgctaacaacacggagctttttggacataaattatgagctttttcgaacaaaactacatttgttatggacctgggattcctggaagtgccttctgatgaagataatcaaaggtaagggaatatttacatagtattttagatctctccaacatggcgcctagtctgtatcgccAAGCCTATTTTCTGAGCACaggacctcgtttattgcaaagtgtgatttcccagtaaagttatttttaaatctggcaatgaggttgcgttcacgagatgttaatctataattctttgaatgacaatataatattttaccaatggtttcgaatagtaattatttaatttgttgtgctgattgactggcggtattggagggaaaatattttctcaacatcaacgccattgtaaaatgctgtttttggatataaatatgaacttgatagaacaaaaaatgcatgtattgtctaacataatgtcctaggagtgtcatctgatgaagattgtcaaaggttagtgcataattttagctggttttctgcttttggtgacgcctgtctttgcattgacaaaacattacacacagctattttcaatgtactgtcctaacataatctaactttttgctttcgccgtaaagcatctttcaaagggtgtaagatagttgtatgtttgagaaatttgaattatgacatttaattgttttcaaatttggtgcccttgatatttcacctgctgttgatagggtgtaccaggggtgggacgctttataacatttttgacatgcgtttttctggatatttttgttgttattctgtctctcactgttcaaataaacctaccattaaaatgatagactgatcctttctttgtcagtgggcaaacgtacaaaatcagcaggggatcaaatactttttccccccactgtatatggaaGTCATTATAAAATAATTACCTCCATGTTTGGTCATATTTTGGCTAGGGATAGACCTTTTTGGACTGTTGGAGTACTTGCAAATCGGTGAATTTATCTGTATGTCAACACTGCGCACAATGCCTAATTTATCATAACCATTATAGATAACGAATCCTAATTGCTAAATTGTCTCattcagtcaataaaaaaacGGTGCCTTTTAAGTAATTTATTGAAACTGTCATTTCAACGAATTAAACAAAACAGAAATGTAccccctttttcttcccaatttcaTTATATCCAATTGATTGtcatccaattacgatcttgtttcattgctgcaactccccaatgggctcgggagaggcaaaggtcgagtcatgcgtccagCGAAACATGAACCCACCAAACCACGCTTctttaacacccgcccgcttaacccggaagccagctgcaccaatgtgtcagaggaaacactgttggACTGACAACTGAGTCAGCCTGCAGGtgtccggcccaccacaaggagtcgctagagtgcgttgtgccaagtaaagccccccgttcaaaccctccccaaacccggacgatgctgggccaattgtgtgccgcctcgtGTCTCCTGGTCACGGCCGACTGTGACACAGCTTTAGTGACGCATCAGCACttaaacctgagaaaaatccaaccaggaagtgggaaatctaaGGCGTGTAGTTTTttaagtgattccctatccaatatacagtgcctgtggggtcatattgcacttcccaaggcttccactagatgtcaacagtcttttagaacgtttcaggcttctactgtgattggggagagaataagagcatatggagtcaggTATCTGAAAAAAAGGTATGAGCTCAGTAACGCACACGGCCTTGTGAGCGAGCTGAGTTGAtcttcattcctaaagagaaaggaattgtccggttggaattttattgaagattcatgataaaaacatcctaaagattgattctatacatcgttttacatgtttctacaaactgtagtatagtagttttttgactttttgtctggactTAGTAAGCGCGCAccttgcatttggaatagtgaacctaagGCGCAAACAAaattgaggtatttggacataaaaattaactttatcgaacaaaacaaacatttactgtggaactgggatacctgggagtgcattctgatgaagatcatcaaaggtaagtgtatATTTATAATGCTTTTTCTGACTTTTGACtgcacaacatggcgggtatctgtatagcttcttttggtgtctgagcgctgtactcagattattgcaaagtgtgctttcgccgtgaagcttttttgaaatctgacacatcggttgcattaaggagaagtgtatctttaattctgtgcataacacttgtatattttatcaaagtttatgataagtatttctgtaaattgatgtggttCTCTGCAAAGTCACtggaggttttggaggcaaaacattactgaacataacgcgccaatgtaaactgagatatttggatataaatatgaactttatcgaacaaaacatacatgtattgtgtaacatgaagtcctgtgagtgccatctgatgaagatcatcaaaggttagtgattaattttatctctatttctgctttttgtgactcctctctttggttggaaaatggctgtgtggtttttcttgtctaggtgctgtcctaacataatctaatgctatgctttcgccgtaaagcctttttgaaatcggacactgtggttggattaatgagaatcttttctttaaaatggtctataatacttgtatgtttgaggaattttaattatgagatttttgctgttttgaatttggcgccctgcactttcactggctattgtcaaatcaatcccgctaaAGTTTTAAAAAGGGTTTATTTACAACCTCTGGGGTATAACATGTTGGGCAAAGTGATATAGGAGAGTCTGACCCCTAACTTGAGTTCAGTCTTCGCCAATGAGAACCAAGAAGGGCCTAGAAATGTCCTTCATGACTGTGAAAGACCTCAATTCTAGGCTGTAGAAAATCCTATATCCATCTTATTAGATCAgaacaggatggatcaacagtgaTTCATATTACTAGTCTGCATCCTAAAAAAAAGGATAGTTGTGTTTTGCTGCATAACACACTTACATTATTTGTCTGCCCATATGATGTGGGATCATCGTCAGGTTATTAGATATATAAGTTTTAGTAACAAAATAACACCATGGTTGTAATAACACTTTAAACAGGTAGTTTGTAAATGtgtagaatgtgtttgttttgggtccaCACTGATAAGttaacttatgtaaattagacagtCACAGAGGATTTTTCTTCTGAATAACTGGTCAGGGCATAACACTTTCCATTCAGCTTCAGGCAACGTTGATGTAAGGCTTGATCCCACCTGTAGTAACTACTTCTATTTGTCACTCCCATTGTTGCTTATCTATTGTTCACTAGATATATCAATGTAATTACACACAAGACGTTGTTGAAAAACCGAATGCTTCCCACCTCTAGATCACATAACTAGATGTGAGCTGGAGGTGATCCCAACGCTGCCACCAATATAGCGGAATAAAGTGAAAGCTGCAATAGGGACTCTAACCAGGGCTCATACGTGGAAAAGTGAGCTCTAATGGCCATTGCCATGAAAGTCTAGCCAATAATGCTGGCATATGCCTTGTTACAATAGCCTAAGTATATAACGTGATTGACACGACTGTAATAATCATCATGAAACAGCCTTGGAAGTGCCATAAGTGTAAGCcaacataattcattattttacattaacctgtttagCTGCATTGATACggtttaattgatcatagtccagattCGTTATAGTTGCAAATACTACACAGTTTCACCAGGGGAATTTAAATCAAACAGATTTGTTTTACAGGTCTTCTTTCCCAACATTTATATATTCATCAAATCTGACAAATACAGCTTTTTACAccaatctggcaaccctcatAAACTCCGACACAGCACCAGTATCCCAAAGTATTAAGTGAAAACATGCATAGAAATCAGCATTGGCATTAACGTAAGGCTGCTATTATAAGTATTTCGTTGACAACCTggttgattaacaatattgggttgtaaacatgtttatatatatatatatatatatatatatatatatatatatataatttgtcCTTTTTAGCTGGCTTGCTGTTGGTAgcaaatttgtcctgggatataaacattgagttgttattttacctgaaatgcacaaggtcctctactccgacaattaatccacacataaa
This region includes:
- the LOC115152070 gene encoding dnaJ homolog subfamily A member 2, with the translated sequence MANVVDTKLYDILGVSPSASENELKKAYRKLAKEYHPDKNPDAGDKFKEISFAYEVLTNPEKKELYDRYGEQGLREGGGGGAGMDDIFSHIFGGGLFGFMGGQGRGGGGRNGGRRRGEDMVHPLKVSLEDLYNGKTTKLQLSKNVLCASCNGAGGKAGAVQKCVACRGRGMRIMIRQLAPGMVQQMQSVCTDCNGEGEVISEKDRCKKCEGRKVNKETKLLEVHVDKGMKHGQKISFTGEADQAPGTEPGDILLVLQEKEHEGFRRDGHDLHMTQRIGLVEALCGFQLAVTHLDGRQLAVKYPPGKVIEPGCIRVVKGEGMPQYRNPFEKGDLFIKFDVQFPENNWISPEKLSELEDLLPGRAEVPVISSEAEEVDLQDCEVRGQGSAGARREAYNDSSDEEGGPHGPGVQCAHQ